Proteins co-encoded in one Chitinophagales bacterium genomic window:
- a CDS encoding DUF6265 family protein → MNLKDIDKLFNEHQHQFDKMPSNKLWERLEEKLDATPSMWEEKPRPKKVHWLRYVAAAAVILVMMVPAIYFTNAPQGDLAMEQPANYNESPAENNPSVRSADMESMKMKSDTAMSISKENNSPNTEIAANEERKEEETLIAAKSRDNNKDKPKFTSKNNTTIASNSNQTIDKPTIVTAAPKPSISTTNRSLKAISPNTSESSMTEDADIAIEEEVMEMEADDAGQVLDEVNINAYSAAKPVSKAAKPTVKATFNITDTNEAYAYSRYNADFNRSSLSNMMPYDGYGDERRSQSTLEMESAKKIESTKAGSSKKSKENSNNNIMLKRSASKTDMDGASSAKSLGFLSSLEGNWSFYLNGMFFEENWKMTPNGTLLGTAKTLQNGAILFAEDLSIHSLQGDKMTYTINHPNNSQSLTYQLRTSETSTDNENYFIFDNLQNDFPRTITYRLMNIDMLKITFEGQKDGKPIFKELILNRL, encoded by the coding sequence ATGAACCTCAAAGATATAGACAAATTATTCAACGAACATCAGCATCAATTCGACAAGATGCCCTCCAACAAATTGTGGGAGCGTCTCGAAGAAAAGCTGGATGCCACACCTTCAATGTGGGAAGAAAAACCCCGACCAAAGAAGGTGCATTGGCTGCGCTATGTCGCTGCTGCTGCGGTGATTCTGGTGATGATGGTTCCTGCCATATACTTTACCAATGCCCCTCAAGGAGATTTGGCAATGGAACAACCTGCTAACTACAACGAATCACCTGCTGAAAACAACCCTTCTGTTAGGTCGGCAGATATGGAAAGTATGAAAATGAAGAGCGATACTGCAATGAGTATAAGCAAAGAAAATAACTCTCCCAATACTGAAATTGCAGCGAACGAAGAACGTAAAGAAGAAGAGACTCTAATTGCTGCAAAAAGTAGAGACAACAATAAAGACAAGCCAAAATTTACTTCAAAAAACAACACAACCATTGCCTCGAATTCCAATCAAACAATCGATAAGCCAACAATTGTTACGGCTGCTCCAAAACCTTCCATTTCAACTACAAATAGAAGTTTGAAAGCGATTAGCCCGAATACAAGTGAATCTTCCATGACTGAGGATGCAGATATAGCAATAGAAGAGGAAGTAATGGAAATGGAAGCAGACGATGCTGGACAAGTTTTGGACGAGGTGAATATAAACGCTTACAGTGCTGCAAAACCTGTTTCAAAAGCCGCAAAACCTACAGTAAAAGCCACCTTCAATATCACCGACACCAATGAAGCCTATGCCTACTCCCGCTACAATGCCGACTTCAATCGAAGCAGCCTCAGCAATATGATGCCTTATGATGGATATGGAGACGAAAGACGATCACAAAGCACCTTAGAAATGGAGTCTGCCAAAAAAATAGAATCTACAAAAGCAGGCAGTTCAAAGAAAAGTAAAGAAAATTCTAACAACAATATTATGCTCAAAAGATCAGCTTCAAAAACAGATATGGATGGTGCATCTTCTGCAAAGTCATTGGGTTTTTTGTCTTCCTTAGAAGGAAACTGGTCCTTCTATTTGAACGGTATGTTTTTTGAAGAAAACTGGAAAATGACACCCAACGGTACTCTCTTAGGAACTGCAAAAACCTTGCAGAATGGCGCAATCCTTTTTGCAGAAGACCTCAGCATACATTCACTACAAGGAGATAAAATGACTTACACGATTAACCATCCCAACAATTCGCAATCCCTTACCTACCAACTACGCACCTCCGAAACGAGTACAGACAATGAAAACTACTTCATCTTTGACAACCTTCAAAACGATTTTCCTCGCACCATCACCTATCGCTTGATGAATATAGATATGCTGAAAATTACCTTTGAAGGACAAAAAGACGGGAAGCCAATATTCAAAGAATTGATATTGAATAGACTTTAG